Proteins co-encoded in one Ruegeria sp. HKCCD4315 genomic window:
- a CDS encoding ABC transporter ATP-binding protein, whose product MSLLRIKNLSLSIHGTSILKQVDLSIDHGQIVAVTGESGSGKSMTALAVMQLLPNGEEVDGSLQLEGKDLLTRSEAQMCALRGASIGMVFQEPMTALNPVKTIGDQVMETILIHKAMPPSQAWVRAQEVLTRVGLPADRFPLSRYPHELSGGQRQRVVIAMAIALRPKLLIADEPTTALDVTTQAQILDLLKGLVREYDMGLLMITHDLAVVADMADQITVMRHGEVVESGATNHLMHNMQHPYTRMLFEASGHQVTLPEPPQPQPLLEVSQVVRAYRLPRKGLFDRPLHHRAVDGVSFTLNRGERLGLVGESGCGKSTLTRAILGLEEVQSGQIRLDGQPVFTGHKPNLAVRRKMQVVFQDPFGSFNPRHRVARLITEPFHLLDTPPTGSDRQDRIAEMLTAVGLSPDDAGKYIHEFSGGQRQRIAIARALIIRPELILFDEAVSALDVSVRAQILDLLAELCDAYDLTYLFISHDLSVVRTVTDRVLVMQSGQIVEQGETNQVFEAPQHPYTQTLIAAAPRLPEIEMISA is encoded by the coding sequence ATGAGTTTGTTGCGCATCAAGAACCTGTCACTGTCGATCCATGGGACATCGATCCTGAAACAGGTCGACCTGTCCATCGATCACGGTCAGATCGTCGCCGTCACGGGTGAAAGCGGTTCGGGTAAATCCATGACGGCCTTGGCAGTGATGCAGTTGCTTCCGAACGGAGAAGAGGTAGACGGCTCGCTCCAACTAGAGGGCAAAGATCTGCTGACCCGGTCCGAGGCCCAGATGTGTGCTTTGCGCGGCGCATCCATCGGAATGGTTTTTCAAGAGCCGATGACAGCGCTCAACCCCGTTAAAACCATTGGCGATCAGGTGATGGAAACGATCCTGATCCACAAGGCGATGCCTCCTTCTCAAGCCTGGGTGCGCGCTCAAGAGGTTCTGACCCGCGTCGGTTTGCCTGCCGATCGATTCCCTTTGTCCCGCTATCCACATGAGCTGTCTGGTGGGCAGCGCCAGCGTGTGGTGATCGCCATGGCCATTGCACTGCGCCCCAAGCTGTTGATCGCGGATGAGCCGACAACGGCGCTGGATGTCACCACACAGGCGCAGATCCTCGATTTGCTCAAGGGGCTGGTGCGCGAATATGACATGGGTCTGCTGATGATCACCCATGATCTGGCCGTGGTCGCGGATATGGCTGACCAGATCACCGTCATGCGTCACGGCGAAGTGGTCGAAAGCGGCGCGACCAATCATTTGATGCACAACATGCAGCACCCCTACACCCGTATGCTGTTTGAGGCATCCGGCCATCAGGTCACGCTGCCAGAGCCACCGCAGCCTCAGCCGTTGCTGGAGGTGAGCCAGGTCGTGCGCGCGTACCGCCTGCCCCGAAAGGGCTTGTTTGACAGGCCGCTTCATCACAGGGCTGTGGATGGTGTGAGCTTTACCCTCAATCGAGGAGAGCGTTTGGGGCTTGTGGGTGAGTCTGGCTGCGGAAAATCGACCCTAACACGGGCTATTTTGGGGTTAGAAGAGGTGCAATCGGGCCAGATTCGACTGGACGGGCAGCCTGTGTTCACAGGTCACAAACCCAACCTTGCGGTGCGCCGGAAGATGCAGGTGGTTTTCCAAGACCCCTTTGGCAGTTTCAACCCGCGCCACCGTGTTGCGCGTCTGATCACCGAACCCTTCCATCTGCTAGATACTCCGCCGACTGGATCGGACCGTCAGGATCGGATCGCTGAGATGCTGACAGCGGTCGGCCTCAGCCCGGATGACGCGGGTAAGTACATTCACGAGTTCTCGGGCGGGCAGCGTCAGCGGATTGCCATCGCGCGGGCGCTGATCATCCGACCTGAATTGATCCTGTTTGACGAAGCTGTCTCGGCGTTGGACGTATCGGTCCGAGCGCAAATCCTGGATCTGCTGGCCGAGCTTTGCGACGCCTACGACCTGACCTATCTATTCATCAGCCATGACCTGAGCGTTGTGCGCACCGTCACCGATCGCGTGTTGGTGATGCAATCCGGTCAGATCGTTGAACAGGGCGAGACCA
- a CDS encoding ABC transporter permease codes for MSRNLFLGACLSSLVVLAALISFVWTPYDYSALSIPEKLQPPNAQHWFGTDHFGRDMFSMIMVGARTSIAVALVAVGIGMALGVPLGLTAAARKGSWLDEVIMRGNDLVFAFPSLVIAILITAVFGAGAINAIIAIGIFNIPVFARITRGAALSLWEREFILAARVSGKGATRISVEHILPNVANLLIVQGTIQFSLGILAEAGLSYVGLGAQPPTPSWGRMLADAQTMVSFAPHLALIPGVAIIVTVLGLNLLGDGLRDWLDPRIRVARA; via the coding sequence ATGAGCCGCAACCTGTTTCTGGGCGCTTGTTTGTCTTCTCTGGTGGTTTTGGCCGCGCTGATTTCGTTTGTCTGGACCCCCTATGATTACTCGGCCTTGAGCATTCCAGAGAAGCTTCAGCCCCCAAATGCGCAGCACTGGTTCGGTACGGATCACTTCGGGCGTGACATGTTTTCGATGATCATGGTTGGTGCGCGCACGTCCATTGCGGTGGCTTTGGTGGCCGTGGGGATCGGTATGGCGCTGGGGGTCCCGCTTGGCCTGACAGCCGCGGCCCGCAAAGGATCGTGGTTGGATGAGGTCATCATGCGCGGCAACGATCTGGTTTTTGCCTTCCCCTCGCTGGTTATCGCCATCCTCATCACCGCCGTGTTTGGTGCCGGAGCGATTAACGCCATCATTGCCATCGGCATTTTCAACATCCCCGTTTTTGCCCGTATCACCCGGGGTGCGGCCCTGTCGCTGTGGGAGCGAGAGTTCATCCTTGCCGCGCGCGTGTCGGGAAAAGGGGCAACGCGGATATCGGTCGAGCATATCCTGCCCAATGTCGCCAACCTGCTGATCGTGCAGGGCACCATTCAGTTCAGTCTTGGAATTTTGGCTGAGGCCGGTCTGTCCTACGTCGGTCTGGGGGCACAGCCGCCCACGCCAAGTTGGGGCAGAATGCTGGCGGATGCGCAGACAATGGTCAGTTTTGCCCCGCATTTGGCTCTGATTCCAGGCGTGGCGATCATCGTCACAGTCCTGGGATTGAACCTGCTGGGCGACGGGTTGCGGGATTGGCTGGATCCCCGGATCAGGGTGGCGCGGGCATGA
- a CDS encoding ABC transporter permease, whose amino-acid sequence MLRYAFKRLISLLISLAVASVVIFAVIEVAPGDPASFMLGVNAQEDTLAALRAELGLDGSKVQRYLNWVGGMLVGDFGTSYTYRTPVSQMIADRLWVSLPLALYALTLSTLIAFPAGIYAAARRGKPGDLAVMGATQLGIAVPNFWFAMMLVLIFAINLRWFNAGGFVGWSNGLWAGLHSLTLPAIALALPQAAILARVMRSALLDILGEDFMRTARAKGLTQRQALWRHGVRNALIPVLTIIGLQFSFLLAGSIIIEQVFYLPGLGRLVFQAISARDLIVVESVVMLLVFAVITVNFLVDLAYAAVDPRLRSRT is encoded by the coding sequence ATGCTCCGCTATGCCTTTAAACGCCTGATTTCGCTGTTGATCAGCTTGGCCGTCGCCTCGGTCGTCATCTTTGCGGTGATCGAGGTCGCTCCGGGCGATCCGGCCTCGTTCATGCTGGGCGTGAACGCGCAAGAAGACACGCTGGCAGCGTTGCGGGCTGAGCTGGGCCTGGACGGGTCAAAAGTGCAACGGTACCTCAACTGGGTCGGCGGAATGCTGGTGGGGGATTTTGGTACGTCCTACACGTACCGCACGCCGGTGTCCCAGATGATCGCAGACCGGCTTTGGGTGTCGCTGCCGCTGGCACTTTATGCGCTGACTCTGTCAACCTTGATTGCGTTTCCCGCCGGGATCTACGCCGCCGCCCGCCGGGGCAAGCCGGGGGATCTGGCGGTAATGGGCGCCACTCAGTTGGGCATTGCCGTGCCCAATTTCTGGTTTGCGATGATGCTTGTGCTGATCTTCGCCATCAACCTGCGCTGGTTCAATGCAGGCGGGTTTGTCGGTTGGAGCAACGGGTTGTGGGCCGGACTACATTCGCTGACCCTGCCCGCAATCGCACTGGCCTTGCCACAGGCGGCTATCCTCGCTCGCGTTATGCGGTCGGCTCTGCTGGACATTCTGGGCGAGGATTTCATGCGCACCGCCCGGGCCAAAGGGTTGACCCAACGTCAGGCGCTGTGGCGGCACGGGGTGCGAAATGCGCTGATCCCGGTGCTGACCATCATCGGCTTGCAGTTCTCCTTTCTGCTGGCCGGGTCGATCATCATCGAACAGGTATTCTACCTGCCTGGCCTTGGGCGGCTGGTGTTTCAGGCCATCTCGGCTCGTGATCTCATCGTCGTTGAATCGGTGGTCATGTTACTGGTCTTTGCCGTAATCACCGTGAATTTTCTGGTCGATCTGGCTTATGCCGCCGTCGACCCAAGGCTGAGGAGCAGGACATGA